A stretch of DNA from Acidobacteriota bacterium:
ACCAGCGCCAGGAAGATGGCCTGGCTGAACTTGTCCCAGATCTTCATGCCCGCCTCCTGCGTGACGATGTCGAAGTCGTCCTCCTGGTCGAGCCGCAGGTTGTGCCGCGCGCGCATGATGCTGCGGACTTCGGCGATCGCCTCGTCGCGCGTCGCGTTCTCGCGGGGGACGACGGCGATCATCGCGCTGCGCATGGCACTGGCGTTGGTGGCGACGCCGCGGAAGCGGAGCCGGTCGTTTCCGACCTGTCCGTAGAACTTCTGGTGGGTGGTGTACGGCACGACGACGAAGTCATCCGCGCCGACGTTGAAGCCCCCCGGGCTCGGGCGCTTGCCGAGCACGCCGACGACGGTGTACTCGTCGCTGCCGATCCGGACGACCTTCTCGAGCGGGTCGATGTTGTCGAAGAGCGACTCGAACGCGGTGCGGCCGAGGACCACGACCTGGCGGCGGCGCTGCACCTCGCCGTCGTTGAAGAACCGCCCCATGTCGAGCTTCACGAAGTTCACGGCCGCGAAGTTCTGGGTCGCGCCGAACACGACGAGCGGCTTGGTCCGCTTGTTCCGGTAGAAGATCCGCTCCTGGGTGGCGATGCCCCACGCGCCGATCCAGACGTCCACGCGGTCGAGCGTCTCCGACTCGCGCTCGATCGCCTTCGCGTCGGCGACGCTGAGCGTGGGGCGCTTGATCAGGTCCGCGAACGCCTTGCCTTGCGTCATGCTGACGGCGCCGAATTTCTGGACGAACAGCGTCTTGGGCCCGAGCTCGCGGAACATGTCCCGCATCGACTCGTCGAAGCCCTTGATCACGGCGGTCATGCCGACCAGCGCGGTGATGCCGATCACGATGCCGAGGATCGTCAGCCCGGACCGCATCTTGTTGGTGCGCACCGTGTCGAACGCCATGCGGACGATCTCGTCGAGAAGCCCGGCCCGGATCGCCACGCGCTACTCCCTCCGCAAGGCCTCGATCGGGTCGAGGCGCGCCGCGCGCATGGCGGGGTACAGGCCGAAGAACAGGCCCACGCCCGCGGTAATGGAGAGCCCCAGCACGACCGACCACGGTTCGACCGCCGAGGGGATCGGCGTCAGCGTGCTGACGATCCGGGCGAGGACGAAGCCCAGGAAGATGCCGGCCACGCCGCCCACCGTGGACAGCGTGATCGACTCGGTGAGGATCTGCCAGGTGATGTCCCGGCGCCGCGCGCCGAGCGCCTTGCGCAGGCCGATCTCCGACGTGCGCTCGGTGACGACCATCAGCATGATGTTCATGATCACGATGCCGCCCACCACCAGCGACAGCGCGACGACCCCGATGAGCACCGCAAAGATGCCGTTGGTGGCCGAGTGGTAGATGTCCAGCAGCGTGTCGGACGTGAACATGCCGAAGTTGTCGTCCTGCCGCGCGCGCAGCCGGCGCGACGCCCGCAGCGCGACGATCGCATCGTCCATGGCCGCCGCGAGGACCTCGGGGTTCTTCGGCTTGACGGTCAGGTCGAGGCTGCGGCGCGACCCGAACAGCTTGAACCAGGCGCCGAGCGGGATCAGCGCGAACTCGTCCTGCGAGTGGCCAAAGGCGGATCCCTTCTTCTCGGCAACGCCGAGCACGCGGAAGTGGATGCCCTCGATCGTGACGATCCTCTCCAACGGGTCCTGCGGTCCGAACAGCTTGTCCGCCGTGTCGTACCCGAGGATGACGACGTTGCGGTTGCGATCGTTCTCGCTCGGGCTGATCAGCCGCCCCTTCTCCATGTCGTACCCGGAGAAGTACACGTAGTCGCGCGAGACGCCGCGCGTGCGGACCGCGTCCAGCTTCTTGTCGCGATAGCGGATCTCCGCCTGGGCGCCCGCCTCGGCCATCACCGCCGAGATGTTGGAGCTGAAGCGGCGGATCGCGGCCGCGTCCTCGAGGGTGATCCGCGGGTTGTTCCGGACCTTGTCGAAGTCCTCGTCGCTGCGGGTGATGGGGTAGCGCTGCACCGAAAACGAGTCGGCGCCGACGTCGCTCAGGATGACGTCGGTCACGTAGCCGTTCATGCCCTGGATGAGCGACACCACCGCGATGATCGACGTCACGGCCACGATGTTGCCGAGCAGCGTGAGGAACGACCGCAGCTTGTTCGCCCAGACCGCGTTCAGGGCGATGCGAGCCGACTCGAGGAATTGATACACGTCTTACTTCTTCTTCGTCTCGATCTTCACCGCGTCTCCGTCGCCGAGCGTTCTCACCGAGCTGAACGGCCCGGTGATCACCTGGTCCCCTTCCTTGATCCCGGAGAGCACCTCGAAGTACTTCTCGCCCGCGATGCCGGTCTTGACCGGCGTGAACTCGGCGCGGCCCTCGCGCACGAGGAACACGCCTTCGATCTCCTTGCGCGTCTGACCCGCCTTGAGTTCGGCCGCCTGCACGCCCACGGAGGAGGAACGCCGCCGCGTCTTCGTGGCGCGGGGCTCGCGGACGATGCGGCCCTGCTCGTCCACCGTGAATTCGCGCACGGTCGTCGCCTGGATGGGGACGCCGACGGCATTCTCGCGCGTCGCCGTCGTGATCTCCGCCGTGCACGTGAACCCGGGGCGCACTTCGGGGATCTGCGCGTCCGCGGTCACGACGACCTTGAAGTTGGTCGCCTGCCGCTGCCCGGTCTGCGCCGCCTGGATCGGGCTGTTGCCGATCTCGGTCACCTTGCCGGTAAACGTCCTGTCCGGCATCGCGTCAATCGTGATCTTCGCGGGCTGCCCGAGCCTGACGCTCGGGATGTCGGTCTCGTCCACCTCGACTTCCGCCTCGATGATCGACATGTCGGCGATCGTCAGCAGCTGCGTCCCCGGGTTGTTCATCGTCCCGATGACGACCGTCTCCCCCTCCTCGATGTTCCGCCGCGTGACGATGCCGTCGATGGGCGACTCGATCCGGACCTTGCTCAGGTCGTAGCGCGCGTTGGCGAGGTTGGCGCGCTCCTGGCCGGCCCGGATGCGCAGCGTTTCGATCTGCTTCTCCTGGTTGCGCACCTCGATTTCGCGCTGGCGCGCCTCGGTCTCGGCGCGATCGAGGTTTTCCTTCGTCGTGAGGCCCTGCTTCCAGAGCTCGCGCTGGCGCGCGACCGTATCCTGGGCGAGCGTGTACGCGGTGCGCGCCGATTCCAGCGCCACGCGCATCTGCTCGAGCTGCGCCTGCGAGGCGCGGACGCCCGCCTCGCCGCTCTCGACGCGCGTCTGCAGGTTGCGCGGGTCGATCTGCAGCAGGAACTGGCCGCGCGTGACGTTCTGGCCCTCCTCGACCGCGAGGTCGACGACGCGCCCCATCGTGTCGGCGCTGATGTTGACCGAGCGCTTCGGCTGGATCTTGCCCGAGGCCGAGACAATCGCCTCGAGCCGGTGCCGCCTGATGGCTTCCGCGTCGACGGTGACCGCGTCGTTCCGCCTGAACGCGAGATTCGCAATCGCGATCGCTGCGAGGGCGAGAACAACGACAACGGCGATGATGATCTTGTTCCGCGACATCTTCATGAGTTATCCGTTACGGCCGGCCATCACCGCGGCAATCACAATCACAATCGCAATCAGCGCGTAGATGCCCAGAAACGTCGTGAGAATCGGCTGCGTGCGGCGCCGGTACAGCACCGCCAGGCCAATCGCCAGGACGGCAAACCACCAGATCCAGAACAGGTCGATCGTGCCGAGCAGGCGCGCGAAAAACGACGTGTCGTCCAGCATCGGGAAGAAGACCGCCAGGTTCGTGGAGCTGTCGAGCGACCCGCGCGCGTACGCGATCGGCGTCGAAAAGAGCTGCTGCACCAGCGTGATGACCGACGAGTAGACCGTGACCGCGAAGACCTGCTTGAAGCTCGCGGCGCCTCCCAGCGCCGCGTTGAACACCACGAACAGGATGCCGGCGATCGCCGCCAGCAGCAGCCCCCAGGCCAGACCGTTGAGCACGCCGAAATATTTCACGCGCCCGATCCCCTGCTCGAGGCGGGACTCGATTTCGGGGGTGACCTCCATCCCGAAGGCTTCCATGCTGTCCAACTGCTTGGCCAGCACCGCCTCCTGCCCAACCTCCGTGCTCATGAAGACGAAGGAAATGACCCCCATCGTCAGCAAGATGATGACCATCGCGCCCAGCCATTTCGGCTGGGCCACGACCTGCTCGAAGGTCGCGCGGGGAGAAAAAACGATCCCGATAAGCCTGGCCAGAACGCCAGACCGGGCAGGGCTCGGCCCTGTGTCAGCGAGTGATGTCGGCATGGCGGGTCTCTCGGGTGAGTAGAAAGGCCGGGTCCCGCAAGGCGGAGCCCTCATCCAAATTGTACTCCAGATGGTTATACGAAGCGGCCGTTCTGGCGGTTTCGATTTCGGATAATCTGGCCTCATGTCCCGACAAAAACGCACGCTGCTGACGGTTTTGGCACTGCTGTTGGGCAGCGATGGAAGGGCACTCGCCCAACCTTTTGAGGAAGCCGGCGTCCGCGCCCTCGGGCTGGGGGGGGCCTTTGTTGCCGTGGCAGACGATGCGGCCGCGGCGTGGTGGAATCCGGCGGGTCTGGCAAGCGGGCCGTTCTTCAACCTGATCCTGGAGAGACAGGCGCGCCGCCGTGAGCCGGACCCCGACCCGTCGCGGCTGGCGCGTTCGGCAATCGACCAGAGCGTGACCGGGTTCGCCCTCGCGACTCCACCGCTGGGCCTCTCGTACTACCGAACCCGGTACACGGCTGTGCCTGCAGCAGGCGAACGGATCGGCCGAGAAAGCGGCAATACCCCAGTGCGGTCGCTCGTCACGCACCAGACGGGAGTGACGCTGGCGCACTCGCTCACGAGCGCCCTCGTCGTCGGATCCACGCTGAAATTCGTCCGCGGCGTGGCCGCCGCCGGGATGGAGGTGGAGGGGGGAACCGGCGTGGTGCTCGACCGGGCAGCCGACCTTGTGGGGCGCGCGACCAACAGGTTCGATGCCGACCTGGGGATCCATTGGAACGCCGGCGCGCTGCGGGCGGGGCTCACCGTGCGCCACCTGGCAGAGCCGTCGTTCAGGGCGGTGGACGGCCAGAGGTTCATGCTCGAGCGCCAGGCGCGCGCCGGCGTTGCGCTTGCCCTCGGAGCGGAGACGACGCTCTCGGCCGACGTAGATTTGACCGAGCAGCGCGAAGACCTCGCCGGACGCCGGGTGGCGGTTGGC
This window harbors:
- a CDS encoding ABC transporter permease, with the protein product MYQFLESARIALNAVWANKLRSFLTLLGNIVAVTSIIAVVSLIQGMNGYVTDVILSDVGADSFSVQRYPITRSDEDFDKVRNNPRITLEDAAAIRRFSSNISAVMAEAGAQAEIRYRDKKLDAVRTRGVSRDYVYFSGYDMEKGRLISPSENDRNRNVVILGYDTADKLFGPQDPLERIVTIEGIHFRVLGVAEKKGSAFGHSQDEFALIPLGAWFKLFGSRRSLDLTVKPKNPEVLAAAMDDAIVALRASRRLRARQDDNFGMFTSDTLLDIYHSATNGIFAVLIGVVALSLVVGGIVIMNIMLMVVTERTSEIGLRKALGARRRDITWQILTESITLSTVGGVAGIFLGFVLARIVSTLTPIPSAVEPWSVVLGLSITAGVGLFFGLYPAMRAARLDPIEALRRE
- a CDS encoding ABC transporter permease; this encodes MAIRAGLLDEIVRMAFDTVRTNKMRSGLTILGIVIGITALVGMTAVIKGFDESMRDMFRELGPKTLFVQKFGAVSMTQGKAFADLIKRPTLSVADAKAIERESETLDRVDVWIGAWGIATQERIFYRNKRTKPLVVFGATQNFAAVNFVKLDMGRFFNDGEVQRRRQVVVLGRTAFESLFDNIDPLEKVVRIGSDEYTVVGVLGKRPSPGGFNVGADDFVVVPYTTHQKFYGQVGNDRLRFRGVATNASAMRSAMIAVVPRENATRDEAIAEVRSIMRARHNLRLDQEDDFDIVTQEAGMKIWDKFSQAIFLALVVISSIALMVGGIGVTAIMTISVTERTREIGLRKALGARRQEVLWQFLFEAVFLTCVGGLIGILLGSAIGVAVHYFTGFPVFLPWWSFALGFAFSAIVGIFFGMYPALRASRLDPIEALRYE
- the traF gene encoding conjugal transfer protein TraF; protein product: MSRQKRTLLTVLALLLGSDGRALAQPFEEAGVRALGLGGAFVAVADDAAAAWWNPAGLASGPFFNLILERQARRREPDPDPSRLARSAIDQSVTGFALATPPLGLSYYRTRYTAVPAAGERIGRESGNTPVRSLVTHQTGVTLAHSLTSALVVGSTLKFVRGVAAAGMEVEGGTGVVLDRAADLVGRATNRFDADLGIHWNAGALRAGLTVRHLAEPSFRAVDGQRFMLERQARAGVALALGAETTLSADVDLTEQREDLAGRRVAVGIERRWLPRFALRGGVRTTTRSEGERVFALGGSIAVRPGIWVDGFWSQGQDNDSRWGVAGRVAY
- a CDS encoding YIP1 family protein; translation: MAQPKWLGAMVIILLTMGVISFVFMSTEVGQEAVLAKQLDSMEAFGMEVTPEIESRLEQGIGRVKYFGVLNGLAWGLLLAAIAGILFVVFNAALGGAASFKQVFAVTVYSSVITLVQQLFSTPIAYARGSLDSSTNLAVFFPMLDDTSFFARLLGTIDLFWIWWFAVLAIGLAVLYRRRTQPILTTFLGIYALIAIVIVIAAVMAGRNG
- a CDS encoding efflux RND transporter periplasmic adaptor subunit, with the protein product MKMSRNKIIIAVVVVLALAAIAIANLAFRRNDAVTVDAEAIRRHRLEAIVSASGKIQPKRSVNISADTMGRVVDLAVEEGQNVTRGQFLLQIDPRNLQTRVESGEAGVRASQAQLEQMRVALESARTAYTLAQDTVARQRELWKQGLTTKENLDRAETEARQREIEVRNQEKQIETLRIRAGQERANLANARYDLSKVRIESPIDGIVTRRNIEEGETVVIGTMNNPGTQLLTIADMSIIEAEVEVDETDIPSVRLGQPAKITIDAMPDRTFTGKVTEIGNSPIQAAQTGQRQATNFKVVVTADAQIPEVRPGFTCTAEITTATRENAVGVPIQATTVREFTVDEQGRIVREPRATKTRRRSSSVGVQAAELKAGQTRKEIEGVFLVREGRAEFTPVKTGIAGEKYFEVLSGIKEGDQVITGPFSSVRTLGDGDAVKIETKKK